The sequence below is a genomic window from Patescibacteria group bacterium.
TAAGTCCGTATTTTTTGAAATTTCCAATAGGCTTTTCGGATAGTCAAAACATATATCTCCGGCGTAAACCATTGATTTTCCTTTATATTCAATACGATAAGCGACGGCGTAAGGAGAAAAAGTATGGCCTTGTTTCCAGGTATAGACTGATTTTACTTGGAAATTCTTCGCTTTGTAGGTTAAATTATGCATTTCTTTAATCTTTAACTTAAAACAAAAGTACTCCGTATATTTAGGAAAAAATGCCTCCCCATTTTTTTGATAAATCCTTTTATTTTTTTAGGACCGAGTAAAACAATTTCACGATTGGTTTGTCTGACCCACCAATTCCAAAAAAGAGCCGGTAGATCGGCCACATGATCGACATGTGTGTGGGTAATTAAAATATAATTTATTTTTGTGTCATCATAGCCGGCATCTATAATATGCTCTTTGGTCCCGGAGCCAGCGTCCATTAAGATTAAATCTCGGCCAATCTCCAGGAGATAACCGGGTTCATTTCTTTTGGTTGAAGGATCAGTTGTGCCCGATCCTAGAATGGTTAGTTTCATTTAATAATATTCTTTAAATAATTTGATAAATTCTTGGTTATATTTTTTTAGTTTTTTTCTTATTTTTTGGCCGGTTTTTGTAAAAAATTTAGGCTTAAAATTTTTCAAATAATCAAGAAGTTTGTTGATAGCTTTTTCATGAGGGTATCCCTTTATTAATAAATCGCCATATTCTCGTATTATACCCACCGGACCATAACACTGCAGTTTACCAGCATCAAAAATAATTTTACCCTCTAAAGTTTTAATTTTATGGCTGTTTCTAGTATCGTGATATCTAATGGCTTCTCCGATTTTATAAATTACCTCTTTGTCTAGTCCAATTTTATTTAATAATTTATTGGCTATTTTCCGGCTATTTTCTCCGTGAGGCTGACTTCTTTTTTTTGGCGCTAAGTCATGAACCAGCCCAGCCACATAGCAGATATTCTTATCAGCTCCTTCTTTTTGAGCTATTTTTTTGGCTAATTCAGCGGTTTTCAAGGCATGATTATAATGATGAAAGGGGTCATTATTTTTGTTATATATTTTAATAACTTCTTTTCTTATTTTTTCGATTTCTTTTTGTGAAAGCCTAGCCATAGATTTATTAGATTTTTAATTTTTAACATATTTTATCACTATTTTTGTGATACCTAAAGCGCTAAAATATCCGAAAACAGCACCGATTAAAATTACTAACCATTCATATAAGCCTAAAGCAGTGACATGAAAAAAACTATTCAAAGGTGAATAAATGATTATTATTTGCAGTAAAAATGAGAATACCAGAGCTAGTAAGAGCCATTTATTAGATAACCAATTTAATTTTTCCCTATATCTAATGCTGGCAATTCTAATAAATTCGTAAATAATAAAGCCAGTGAATAGAGCCGTTCTGGCTACCTCAAGTCCTCGGGGTAGAAGTATAAAAAAGGTAGCGAATAATATTATCATTTTTTTTAGGCCGATAGAGCCGATTAACCAAGCTAGAGTTTTATTAATAATTGATTCGTGGGCTTTTCGGGGCTTCTCTTTCATAATATCTGGTCGGGCCGGATCGACAGCCAAAGCCAAAGCGGGCAAACCGTCTGTTAAAAGATTAATCCAAAGAATTTGCACTGGCAAAAGAACCGGCTCCTTGGTAGTAATAAATAAAGTAGCTAGAAGAATAACCCCAACTTCAGCTAAATTACAAACAAGAAGATAATTAATAGCTTTTCTAATATTATCAAATATTTTCCGACCTTCTTTTATAGCCGTGACAATAGTTTTAAAATTATCATCGAGCAAAATCATGTCACTGGTTTCTTTAGCAATTTCCGTGCCATTAATGCCCATAGCAATGCCAACATGAGCTTGCTTTAGAGCCAGAGAGTCATTAACTCCGTCTCCTGTCATGGCCACCCGATTATCTTTTTCCAGTATTTTTAAAATACGCATTTTGTGAAAAGGGTTTATCCGGGCAAAAATATTAATTCCTTGATCTAATTTTTTTTGCAAAATATTCTTATCCATTTTTTCCAGTTCATGACCCTCAATTAAGCCTTGGCTAGTCAAACCAATCTTATCGGCAATAGCTACGGCTGTATTTGGATTATCACCAGTTACCATGATTACTCTAATGCCGGCTGTTTTACATTTTTTCAAAACGGATTTTATTTCCGGATGGGGCGGATCTTCCATAGCCTGAAGACCCAGCCAAATTAATTCTGATTCCAGCTTATTTTTTGGGTCTTTGGTTTTTTTATAAGCAAAGCCTAAAACCCTCAAGGCCTGATTAGCAAATTCTTTATTACGGGCTAAAATTTCTTGCTTAATCTCTTTTTTTAGAGGAATTATTTTGCCATTTTTATAATATTTTTTACATTTTTTAATTAAAATTTCTGGCGCTCCTTTAGTATAGACTGTATAGTCTGGATTATTTAAATTTTTAACCACCACACTCATCATTTTTCTATCAGCAGTAAAGGGAATTTCGTTTATTCTTTTATTTTTTTCTAGTATCTTGGCCGTATCAACTATTTTATCAGCGGCTCGATAAAGAGCTACTTCAGTTTCATCGCCAATATATTTTTTTTCTTTTGACTTATTTTTTTGTTTTTTTGTATCATTGCATAAAACCCCGCAGACCAACATTGGTTTTAATGGTTTAATATCGTTTACATTTAATTTATCGGCTTTGTAAATTTTACTAGCCATAAAAAGATCAGTAACCGTCATTTCATTTTTAGTAATAGTACCGGTTTTGTCAGTACAGATAATATTAACTGAACCAATTGATTCGGCTACCCCCAGTTTTCTTATTAAAGCCTTCTTTTTAACCATTAGTTTAGCGCCAAAAGCCAGAGTCAAAACAACAATAGCTGGCAAACCTTCAGGGATAGAAGCTACGGCTAAAGAAATGGCGGTTAAAACTGAGATATATAAGGAGTATTTAAAAAGGCTGATTAAAAAAATTATAACCGTAATAACGCCAACTAGCCAGAATATTTTTTTACTGAATTTTGAAATTTCTTTTTCAAAAAGAGTTTTGTTCTTTTTTATATCTTGCAGTTTATCGGCAATTTTACCAATTTTTGTGCTCATACCAGTATTTATAATACGAGCCTTAGCTCGACCGATATAAACAAAAGTATTCATATATATTTTTTCTTCCCCTTTTTTACTTACGGCCCTGGATTCCCCGGTTAAACTGGACTCGTCAACTTTTAAATTATGAGATTCAATAATTTTGGCATCAGCCGGAATAATATCTCCCGATTCTAGAAAAATAATATCATTTTGTGCTAACTTGGTACTTGGTATTTCCTTTATTTTACCGTCTCTTAATACTTTAGCCTTGGGAGTAGCCATTTTTTGCAAGGCTTCAATTGATTTTTCAGCCTTATACTCCTGAAAAAAACCAGAGATACCGGAAATAAGTACAATAATTAAAATAAGAACGGCATCAATAATATTGGGGTCAGTATTAGGTAAAAAACCGATAACTAGAGAAATAACAGCGGCGATAATTAAAATTATTATCAAAGGTGAAGTAAATTGAGATAATAAAATTTTGAACGGGCTCTCTTGCTTTTTCTTTTTAATTTGATTAAGCCCGTCTTTTTTAAGAATTTTTGCTGCTTGTTTGGTTGATAAACCTTTATACGGCATTTTTTTTAACTTTCCATTTTACTAATAAATTAGAAAATAAAATTGGTACAAGAAATTTAAAAACTATACTTGAGGCAATAATTATGGAAAATAAATCACTTTTTATTAACCCATTATCAAATAAGATTTTTATTATAATAATACTGGTACTAAATCTTACAGAAAGACCAATACCAAGTAGAATAGATTTTTTTGTACCTAATGTATTTTTAGCAATAAGATAACTAGCTAAAAGTTTTCCTGTTTTTGCCACACTGACGACCAAAAGAATTAATAAAGGATATTTTATAAGATATCCCATATCCATCTCTACTCCTACTGACAAGAAAAATATTGGAGCAAAAAAACCATAACATAATGATTTAATTTCGCTTTCTATTTTAAGTAATTTTTCTTTTGGAAGGAAATTTTTAAGAATAACTCCTGCTAATAAAGCAGTAATTATTTCAATTTGAATATATTTTCCAATTCCAATAAAAAGAAAAAAAATAGATAAAGTTAGGAGAAAAAGATTTTCTATAGATAGGTGAGTAAATTTTTGTATTTTTATTTTTAATCTTTTTATAATGAAAATTATAATAAATAAAAAGGAAAAGGAAATAGTAATTGAAAATATATTTATTTGATGATTGCCAGTTGAGCCAGTTAAAAAAATTACAATAATAAGAAGAATAAATTCTATTATATCGTCTAGTGTGCCAATGCCAATAATACTTTGTCCTAATTTAGTATTTATTATTTTAAATTCATCTAAAATAGGAATTAATATTGCTTCGCCAACTGTAGCAAAAGATAAAGCCACTAAAAATGCTATAAACCAACTATAACCAAAAACAAAATGAATAAGTAAAGAACCCATAACCCCTTCTAAAAAAATAATAAAAAAAGTAGCTCTAAAGATAAAACTACCTATTTTTTTCAATTTTTTTAAATTTATTTCAAAACCGATAATAAAAAGTAAAAAATACATTCCGAGTTGAGACATAAATTCAAATGTCTCAGAAGAAGTAATAGATTTAAAAGGATTATATATAGCTAGTAATGTTCCAAGTAATAAAGAAGCAAAAATCCAAGGAACTCTAATTTTTTCAATTTGCTTGCCAATTACAAAAGTGAGAAGAAATAAGGCACCTAAAAATATAAAAATATTAATCATAAATATAATAGTTTATTTAAGTTTACAAAAAAATAAAAGAAATATTATAAATACATCTTTATTATAGCAAAAATAGTACAATTATTAAATTATTTTTTGTATTTTTTTTTGAATTAATTTCTCTAATTGATTTATTTGAGGCTTAAGAGGCCTAGCTGTGTTAATGGTGTATAAAAATATTATTTTTTTGAGATTTTTTAAGTATAAATGTTTTCCTTGATGATAGATATATTTATTAGAAATATATTCTTTGTTTATAGTTTTAAAATCAGTATTTTTATTTTTAAATCTTTTTAATATTATTTTTTCCGGACAAAAAATATTCAGCCAAATTAAATGAGCTCTAAATTTACGAGCTATTTGTTTATGTTTCTTAATATCAGATAAAGTCTGATTGCCGGCATCTATAAGAAGGCTATATTTTTCTTTAAGTAATCTTTCTGAAGATTTGTATAGAATTTTTTTTATGGCTTTATTAAAATTCTTTTTTTATAAAGATTGATAAAAATTTGACGAATAGCGTCTGAACGAAGAATAACCAAAGGAAGTTTTTCAGCTATTCTTTTAGCGGTTGTGCTTTTACCAGCACCTACTTTGCCAAATAAACAAATATAAATTGGACTTTTTAATTTTTTTTTCGGAATTTTTAAAGAATCAAAAAACTGCTGATAAATTTTTTTCTCATCAGCAGTAAAATCCGTATTAAAGATTTTTTTTGTCATAATTTATTTAACTAAACTTTTCAAAAACTTCATAGTTTTTTTGGAAGTGAGGAAATTCTTGAGGTACATTTTGTATTGAGGACTATCAAGCTGTTTAATAATTTCCTGATTGTCTTGGTATTGTTTTTTAGCTTTTTTAACTTCTTCTTCCACTTCTTTATCACTAGCTTCAATATTTTCTTTTTGCGCAATGTGTTGCATAACCAGAGCAGTTTTTATTCTCTGCTTGGCTTGTGGTCTTAATTCTTTTTTCAAGTCTTCTTGACTTTTTTTAATACTTTTTAAGTAATCATCAAATTTAAGTCCTTGCCGGGCGATATTTTGTTCCATTTCTTTAAGCATTTTATCCAGCTCTGAGTTGATTAATAATTCAGGTATCTCGGCAAATTTTGAATTTTTAATAATATCTTTGAAAATTTTAGACTCAAACTTTCTTTCTTCTCGTAATTTTTTTTCTTTTTTTAGATTTTCTTCAATATTTTTTTGCAGTTGGGCAAAATTTTTAAATTTGCCTAAGGTCTTAGCAAATTCGTCATTTAATTCCGGTAATTCAATTTTATAAACTGCCAGCATTTTAACTTTAAACTCGGCTTCTTTGCCGGCTAGATCTTTTTTATGATAATCTTTGGGGAATTTTAGTTTAAACTCTTTGACTTTATTTTTAGTTAAGCCAATTAAGTTCTCTTCAAAACCAGGAATAAAACTGCCTTGGCCGATAACTAAAGGATGTTTTTTGGAAGAGCCGCCTTCAATCGGTACTTTATCGACAAAAACATCAAAGTTAACTTCGACTTTATCTCCTTTCTTAGCTGACCGGTCTACGGAGATTTCTTGGCCTCGCATTTGTTGGAGTTTTTTTAGAGCTTCATCAATTTCCTTTTTTTCTAGTTTTACTTCTTCTTTTTTTGCTTTTACGTTTTTGTAATCACCTAGAGTTATATCGGGCAAAAGAGCTACTTTAGCTTTATAAACCAAAGGGTTGCCCGGAGCTAGTTTTTCAATTTCAATTTTTGGCTGACCTAAAGTTTTTAAATTATGATCAAGCACGGCTTTAGGAAAAGTTTTTTTAACAATATCTTCCACGGCTTCCTGATATATTTGGGCTTCACCGACTTGTTTTTTAACCAGGTCATAAGGAGCCTTGCCTGGCCTGAAACCGGATATTTTCATACCCTTAGACATACGGGCGGCCGCATTAGTTAAAAATGGTTTAAGTTCGTAATTTGAGACTTCAATGGTTAATTCAGCCTCTGATTGAGGTAATTTTTTAACATCAACTTTCATAAAAATAATTTACTTTAATTTTTAATAACGTTTTCTTATTTTAACTTATTTTTTGTTATTTGACAAGAATTAATGATATGTTAAGGTTTTAAAAGGCGCTCATTAATTAAAAGTTTTATTTATAAGCTAAAATAAAACAAAAGGAGGTTCATCATGTCCTTAGTGACGCTGAATATTCGTGTTCCCAGCGAACAGGCTGATAATGTTAAAGAGCTGATTGAAGAACTAGAAAAAATCTGGTATCGTTCAGGTACTTTTGATGGACAAAAGGTAGCGGTTTTAATAAGAAGAATCAGAGAAGATAGCCAAAAAGACAAAATTTACATTATGTCTGATGAGTAAATGTCTGAGTAATTTTTTACAAAACAAAGGGAGCTTGCCCGGTCAAACTCCCTTTTTTATTTTTAAAATTGGATCAGGAGATTATCTTTTTTATATCTTAAGAAAGAGTATTATTTAATCAATCTAATTTTTCAAAAATAAAGTAAGCGCAGACCCTTAGATCTGCGCTTCTCGCGGTTGAAATAAACTAAATTATCTAATCCTTAGTTTTTACAAATTTTAATCTTTTGGCCGATTATCAATAATTCTTTTTTCTTTGAGTTCTGATTCCATGCCAGTACGGTGAAGGATTTTTTTCATATCTTCTTTGATAATTTTCGGCGTTACCCCGACTTCATAACTGAATTTCTTTTTAAGTTGTTTTTCAAAAACTTCCCAATTATCTATTTTTTTCTTAGGACAAATATAAATAATCATTTCGTCAACTTCAAAAGGGTCATTATCTTTTTTCTTGATTTCCACCTGCCATTCGTCAATCCCTTGATAACCGGATAAAAGCGGATAAATATTATTAAGGTTAATTAATTCTCCTTTAACTTTGGTTAGCTTAAACTCTTTCATCTGACTGGAACGCTGAATATCCGGAAAAATTTGCGGTACAGTCAAACCACAGTGTGGGCAAGGGTCATAGCTAATTCCCTTAACCATATCTCCAGTGCGATAGCGGGCTACTATTGAACCGCGCCAGCCCAGTAAGGTTAAAACCAGTTCACCAGGTTGGCCTTCTTTGACTCTTTGACCGTCTTTGTCCACTACTTCAAAAAATTCCAAATCCGGATAGGTATGATAGCCAGTGGTTTCAGAGCACTGAATCCAGGCTGTTTTGCCCTCAGTCATAGCGTAAGTAGCGTATATCTGCGGCATTTTAGCCCCCATTTTTTCTAAGAGTTCGCGAGTTTTGTCCCTTAAACCTTGACCAATTCTTTCACCGCCGGTAATGACATATTTAACCGAAGAAAAATCCCGATTTTGCTTAGTCGCTTCACGTAATATATGATAGCCATAACCCGGAATGTAAAGAATTAAGGAAGCTTTCATTTTTTCAATGGCATCAATAATTTTTTGAGTGCCTAGTATTTTACCGCCACCAGTATGCAAGGACGTCATACCGAGTTTAGCTAAAGCGTAATGAGCGATCCAAAAAGCCAGATGTGGAGAAAAGGGGAAGGCGTTAATAGCAATTTGATCTCGCGGCACTTTAATGACATTTAACATTCTTTCACCTGATTCTTTCATAATCTCCAAATCATAAGCTGAGTAAAGAAAAGGAGTGGCTAAAGCACTGCGACCAGTAGTAAAATGTATGTGAATCGGTTTATATTGCCACTCTAATTCTCTTTTTACGTCTTCACGTCTTATTTTTTTATAAATCATTTTCAGTATTTCAGACTTAGGAGCGTATTTTTTGATTAATTTTTCATCTGGTTGTAAAATAAAGTTTTTATAGCGGGCTGGATCGTTTTTTGACGGAGCCAAATCTTCCTTTGAAGAAAGAGGAATCTTTTGCAGATCTTCTGTATTTTTAATATCTGAAAATTTCAGATTATTTTTTTTAAAAAGATTACGGTAATAGGGGGAATAAGGCAGCTGGTGGCGCATAAAATATTCTACTTTTTTATCCTGCATTTTTTTTATTTCTTTTTTTGGCATGTGGGAAATTTTTTCCCAGTTTTCATAGATTTTCATAGATTTTAAATTAATAGATTATTAAAAAGAATAAGTTTTCTGACAGAGAGGAGAAATTTTTTGCATTACCTCATCAGTTAATTTATGAAAAGTTTTTTTATTAAGGTCTTGGCCGTAGTATTTTTTAAAGGTTATGGCTTCTCCGATATTTATAGTCACCTGATTATTGCTGGTCAGCATTTTTTTTACTGAACGCATAAATGTTTTTTCCATGGGTCCCTTAATACCAATGGGTATAATAGGAATTTGGGCTTTTATAGCCATTCGCACACTACCGGTTTTTCCCCGAAGCAGATATTTTTTATAATTTCTTTTGCCTTCAATAAAATTACAGATAGTTTTACCTCTTTTTAAATATTTAACGGCAGTCTCAATACTTTGTAATTTATTTTTTGGGTCAATTGGTAGAGTAGCTTTAGTCCACCAGTAATTCTTAGTTTTAGAAAGAAAGTAAATTAAATGTTTATTTATCATATAAAAACCAAAACAAACAT
It includes:
- a CDS encoding lysophospholipid acyltransferase family protein → MLLPIFRNKFNSINGIENIPQKGPYIIASNHIDFLDGFYVCFGFYMINKHLIYFLSKTKNYWWTKATLPIDPKNKLQSIETAVKYLKRGKTICNFIEGKRNYKKYLLRGKTGSVRMAIKAQIPIIPIGIKGPMEKTFMRSVKKMLTSNNQVTINIGEAITFKKYYGQDLNKKTFHKLTDEVMQKISPLCQKTYSF
- the tig gene encoding trigger factor — its product is MKVDVKKLPQSEAELTIEVSNYELKPFLTNAAARMSKGMKISGFRPGKAPYDLVKKQVGEAQIYQEAVEDIVKKTFPKAVLDHNLKTLGQPKIEIEKLAPGNPLVYKAKVALLPDITLGDYKNVKAKKEEVKLEKKEIDEALKKLQQMRGQEISVDRSAKKGDKVEVNFDVFVDKVPIEGGSSKKHPLVIGQGSFIPGFEENLIGLTKNKVKEFKLKFPKDYHKKDLAGKEAEFKVKMLAVYKIELPELNDEFAKTLGKFKNFAQLQKNIEENLKKEKKLREERKFESKIFKDIIKNSKFAEIPELLINSELDKMLKEMEQNIARQGLKFDDYLKSIKKSQEDLKKELRPQAKQRIKTALVMQHIAQKENIEASDKEVEEEVKKAKKQYQDNQEIIKQLDSPQYKMYLKNFLTSKKTMKFLKSLVK
- a CDS encoding cation-translocating P-type ATPase, whose amino-acid sequence is MPYKGLSTKQAAKILKKDGLNQIKKKKQESPFKILLSQFTSPLIIILIIAAVISLVIGFLPNTDPNIIDAVLILIIVLISGISGFFQEYKAEKSIEALQKMATPKAKVLRDGKIKEIPSTKLAQNDIIFLESGDIIPADAKIIESHNLKVDESSLTGESRAVSKKGEEKIYMNTFVYIGRAKARIINTGMSTKIGKIADKLQDIKKNKTLFEKEISKFSKKIFWLVGVITVIIFLISLFKYSLYISVLTAISLAVASIPEGLPAIVVLTLAFGAKLMVKKKALIRKLGVAESIGSVNIICTDKTGTITKNEMTVTDLFMASKIYKADKLNVNDIKPLKPMLVCGVLCNDTKKQKNKSKEKKYIGDETEVALYRAADKIVDTAKILEKNKRINEIPFTADRKMMSVVVKNLNNPDYTVYTKGAPEILIKKCKKYYKNGKIIPLKKEIKQEILARNKEFANQALRVLGFAYKKTKDPKNKLESELIWLGLQAMEDPPHPEIKSVLKKCKTAGIRVIMVTGDNPNTAVAIADKIGLTSQGLIEGHELEKMDKNILQKKLDQGINIFARINPFHKMRILKILEKDNRVAMTGDGVNDSLALKQAHVGIAMGINGTEIAKETSDMILLDDNFKTIVTAIKEGRKIFDNIRKAINYLLVCNLAEVGVILLATLFITTKEPVLLPVQILWINLLTDGLPALALAVDPARPDIMKEKPRKAHESIINKTLAWLIGSIGLKKMIILFATFFILLPRGLEVARTALFTGFIIYEFIRIASIRYREKLNWLSNKWLLLALVFSFLLQIIIIYSPLNSFFHVTALGLYEWLVILIGAVFGYFSALGITKIVIKYVKN
- a CDS encoding AMP-binding protein translates to MKIYENWEKISHMPKKEIKKMQDKKVEYFMRHQLPYSPYYRNLFKKNNLKFSDIKNTEDLQKIPLSSKEDLAPSKNDPARYKNFILQPDEKLIKKYAPKSEILKMIYKKIRREDVKRELEWQYKPIHIHFTTGRSALATPFLYSAYDLEIMKESGERMLNVIKVPRDQIAINAFPFSPHLAFWIAHYALAKLGMTSLHTGGGKILGTQKIIDAIEKMKASLILYIPGYGYHILREATKQNRDFSSVKYVITGGERIGQGLRDKTRELLEKMGAKMPQIYATYAMTEGKTAWIQCSETTGYHTYPDLEFFEVVDKDGQRVKEGQPGELVLTLLGWRGSIVARYRTGDMVKGISYDPCPHCGLTVPQIFPDIQRSSQMKEFKLTKVKGELINLNNIYPLLSGYQGIDEWQVEIKKKDNDPFEVDEMIIYICPKKKIDNWEVFEKQLKKKFSYEVGVTPKIIKEDMKKILHRTGMESELKEKRIIDNRPKD
- a CDS encoding HD domain-containing protein — translated: MARLSQKEIEKIRKEVIKIYNKNNDPFHHYNHALKTAELAKKIAQKEGADKNICYVAGLVHDLAPKKRSQPHGENSRKIANKLLNKIGLDKEVIYKIGEAIRYHDTRNSHKIKTLEGKIIFDAGKLQCYGPVGIIREYGDLLIKGYPHEKAINKLLDYLKNFKPKFFTKTGQKIRKKLKKYNQEFIKLFKEYY
- a CDS encoding cation:proton antiporter, giving the protein MINIFIFLGALFLLTFVIGKQIEKIRVPWIFASLLLGTLLAIYNPFKSITSSETFEFMSQLGMYFLLFIIGFEINLKKLKKIGSFIFRATFFIIFLEGVMGSLLIHFVFGYSWFIAFLVALSFATVGEAILIPILDEFKIINTKLGQSIIGIGTLDDIIEFILLIIVIFLTGSTGNHQINIFSITISFSFLFIIIFIIKRLKIKIQKFTHLSIENLFLLTLSIFFLFIGIGKYIQIEIITALLAGVILKNFLPKEKLLKIESEIKSLCYGFFAPIFFLSVGVEMDMGYLIKYPLLILLVVSVAKTGKLLASYLIAKNTLGTKKSILLGIGLSVRFSTSIIIIKILFDNGLIKSDLFSIIIASSIVFKFLVPILFSNLLVKWKVKKNAV
- a CDS encoding MBL fold metallo-hydrolase; its protein translation is MKLTILGSGTTDPSTKRNEPGYLLEIGRDLILMDAGSGTKEHIIDAGYDDTKINYILITHTHVDHVADLPALFWNWWVRQTNREIVLLGPKKIKGFIKKMGRHFFLNIRSTFVLS